GAGGAACACGTGGGTCAGAGAGACAAGCGGCGTAACGCCATCTCAAACGACAAGCCGAAGTACTTGCCTCCAGATCCGGTAAGTACCTGCGCCCAACAACCACTTGCAGTCCTAGCGGCGAGTCTATAAGGTTAAAAGAACAAGCAAAATGAAACTTGACCTGATGGAAAGGTATTTGAGGGTTTAACATTCTTGCGTAAAGTTCTCCTCAATTCGGCAACCATAGTTAGTAGAGAGACTCTTCTAATAACTATGCggcaacattaaaaaatagaaactggatccacaacatttttttttcacttttcttGATTTACTACACCCGGCTTGTAATTCCCAGACTCGGTTAGTAGAAAAACCGGCATACGTAGTTACTTTGTTTGTGTCATGTTGTAGTCCGCCCTGCAGCGAGCTCGCCTTCAGCGCTTCAAGGAGCGTAAGATGTTCGAGGTCATCCAAGAGATCTTATTCTACGCGCTCTTTGTCTGGGTCGTACTGGTGGTCGCTTACGGGCACAGGGATCCTAACGCGCACGTGATGAACCAAGGTCTAGAAGACGTGTTTTCCGGCCGGGGTAACAGCTGGATGGTGGATTATGAGCCGCCCAAACTCAGGAACAGAACCATAATCAAATTTCTAAGGGTAAGATGGTCTAACAGTGTACAGTGTAACCACAGACGGACACTTTCACACTTTTAACAGTCCCCAACTCAAATCAATTCTTTTGAGTCTTTCCAATTTTTACTGTTGCCgtcttaggctaagttcaaaagtcatattatccatgagccgtattcaatgcatatacatgcaaatgaagattaAAATTAAACAAACGACATTTGCATGGATTTGCTTTGAATACGGCttatggataatacgacgtttgaacttatgGTATAAGTTGCTTAAATTCGCTAAAGGTTCAAACCGCGGTTTTTCTATTATCGACGATATCGAAACAAGCAAAACATGACCATAGTGTTCCTGACGGGCATTCTTTGTTGTTTCAGGTGAGTGACATTACATCATTTTGGAATTGGACAGAAGCTGTGCTCATTCCAGGCCTGTACAGTGAGTCTTGGTATAACGGACGGTCGGATAAGCCAGGTTTTCTAGCGGATCATACCTCATGGATGCTGGGTACCGCACGGATGCGACAACTTAGGGTGAAAGCGGGTACGTGTGgtacaccaccaccactaacCACATTCACATGACCGCGCAACAAACGACACGCGACTTAACAACTCCTTAACAACATATTCCGCTAACGAGTGCTTGTTTGATTCTCAGGAGACTGCAAAGTTCATGACGTGTATAGTGGATATTTAGCCCAGTGCAACGGCCCATATAGCTGGGACACAGAGGATACTACACCTGTTTTCAGACCCGGCTGGCGGCCCGCCCCATCCAACTACTCAACCGCCCAAAACGCTTGGAAATACCGCGATTCGAGCGAACTGAGATCATTGCCACACCTGGGTAAACTGGCGCTTTACAGTGGAGGAGGCTACGCGTTTGACCTCGGCAAAAAGGAGAAAGCCATGGCTATGCTTGCACAGCTAAAGCGGGATAAATGGGTGGACAGATCCACGCGCGCGATTTTTGTGGAGTTCACTGTGTACAGTTCTTACACAAATCTGCACTGTGTCGGCTATCTCCTCCTAGAGGTACTGCCAAGTGGGGGGACAAGTCCGTTTTCGGAACTTCTCGTAACGCGTATTGATCGTTATGCCGGCAACTTCATGATTTTTGTCCTCCTCTGTGAGATCTTATTTGTGCTATTCACCGTGTATTTCACCTACAAGCAAGGCAAAGAGATTGCGAGGGAAGGCGTCGCGTACCACTTCCACGAGTACTGGAGCTGGGTGGAGCTTGTGTTGAGCGGATGTTCGTGGACCAGCATCGTGTTATACTTCGTGAGGTTCGGCATCAATAAATCAACAGTGTTGACCTACCACAAGGATACATCAGTCTTCGTCAACTTCCACGCACTCGCTGCGAGTGATCAAGTCTTCGGATATGTTTACGCATTTGTCGCATTTTTCGTCTCTCTTAAATTCCTGCGTCTTTTTCGATTCAATAAACGAATGTCGTTGTTGGCAACGACATTAAAATGCTCTGCAAAGGAGCTTGCGCATTTCTCCATTGTCTTTGGTCTGGTGTTCATGGCCTTTGTTCACTTCTGTTATCTCATCTTCTCGACCGAGCTGTACATCTTTCATACCGTGCTATCGACCGTCGAAACACTCATCAGCGTCATGCTGGGGAAATTCAGCTACGAACGTCTTCTCCAAACCAACCGTCTGCTTGCGCCATTCATGTTCTTCTTCTACAGCATTGTTGTGGTGTTCATTCTGATCAACATGTTCATCTCGATCATCATCGAGAATTTCCAACGCGTCAAATCGCAAAACGACTTGCAGTCCAATGAATACGAGATAGTTGACTTTATGACGGAGCAGTTTCGCGATTGGTTGGGGTGGACACCGTTTGGTTTATTCATGGGATCTAAGAATCGTGTTGGAGTCTCTAAGACTGCAAACGCAAAAAGACCTTCGTACAAGCATCGCGCTCGTACCAACCAGGCAGAGGTATTGAAGACCAGGGTGGACAGGTTGGTGGAGCTCATTCAGAGCGTCCACTGTGAAGAAGACGATGAAGATTTCTTGAAAAATGACGGAGAAATAACTTACAGGTCATCGGAGAAGCAGGCGACAAAGCGCAATATGATAGCGTGATATAGCagtaaaacacacacacacactaaaAAAATTGTCTGTACAGTATACATAAAAAATAGTGATAGAATATATTAGTTATAACAGAAACTGTAAAAATGGAAAAGGTTTCGCCTTTACAAATTCTTTAAATCATTATAACACTTCGCAATGATCGTTTTCCACATGCTGACCGACATCGATCGAAATTTTGATGTACAACATGTAAAACATGACCGCAACGTTAAAAAGTGAATGTAAGAAAAGAGGGAAATCAGCAAATTAACAGTTTCGAAGGGGCGAAGTTTAACATCCCATGATATTTTCGAGAGCATGGCTTTTCGGGATGTTTCAGAAATATCCCTGTATCATAAGCAAGACAAATTGCAATgatgttatgtatttattgaaaaatatataatctTTTAATTGGACGCTTATTTGCACGTCTAACAAACCAATATATATTTCGTTTCCCTgggggataaaaaaaatgaaagataCAAAGTCCCCCTATATTTTCGTGTCGTTGGAGCTAATACAAAACAGGTAACGCTCCAGAAATCTATTCCACAGAATCTACCGGTTTTgcatttttcaaaaaattcagCGGTTTTACAATGCCCTTGCCGGTGAGCACTATCTGCCTCGTTCCCGGGCTGCGTACGAGCGACGAGCACGTAAGGCATACTGGGAAGGATAAAGAAATGTTCCTTTGCGAATCGTTTACCCTTCCCATGTTCCTTTGTGAATCGTTAACTCTTCCCATGGTCCTTTGCGATTTATTTACCCTCACTATGTTTTTGACGAAACGACAATCCTTCCCATGATACAGAGCGAAAAGCTTTGTTTCCCTGTCGAGAGCCTGGGGACGAGTCAGGAGCACGAGTAACCATAACACACATTTTGTATGGTATATATCTGTCATAATCGAAATATATAGAATATATATAGAATTGTAGCTTTTGAAAGTAACGCATAGAATATTATTTGCCTCttaagtttttattttgagcTTTCTTGCTCAAATGAATCTGGTCGATCGTTTCATCTTCGtgtgcatgcatttgcattgaatacggctcgtggataatacgacgcttgaacttagccttacaGCACCATTGAGAAGAAATAATCTCGCCTTAATTTGAAAAATTACCAAGGCCCTTGGGACGAGGTTTAAGAAAAAGTGGACGAATTTTGTCCCCTAGATCACGTATAATAATATTGAAAATCCACATTGTGATTAATTACACATACCACATCATATCAcctctcttttttataaacgACTATGAAATGGCAAATGAAAAATTGGAATTAATAAAACAccataaaaaagaaagaagatgaaaaaaaaaacatgctcaAGAATCCAGCCCCGCGAGAGACCCGCCGGAAAGTACAGTACAGTCATTAAGGCCCGCAGGGTCTCCGAAAGGGTCTCcaaagagaataaaaaaacgaTTCTAGTGACATTTATATACGTATATAATATAGATttatacaaaatataaatgtATATACAATGTCTATTCACCTACCATCGGCTACGTATCGGTTTTACTTGACGTGTTACTTGTCCGTTGTCGGGAGACCAGCGGAACATCCAAACTGTCGCTGTCAGACACATCCATTAGCACGCACTCACTTGGGGCTTCGTCATCGCTCTCAAACGCATCACATGCCACTTCGAGCCTGCTGTACTCCCCGCTGACCGTTGTAGGGGAACTTTTAGTCGTGCCTTGGACTAGGATCTTGCGCACTGACTTGGGTGAGCGTTTCACTGGAACGACAGAAAGCAGGGCGGTGATCTCTACGATGACAAAATACCCCGTAAAGCCCCGTGAAAACAGCGTCAGCCTTGCCAAACAAAGAACTGAACTGCACACCAAAACAAAGGGATGACGAACGACTTTGCATTACAGCGATCACTAATTCTACGGTTGACAGTGAGAAAGCCGAGCCATAGAGCCTTGCTAGCGTCTGTATAAGGTATAATTTATAAAACAGTTTGAAACTCGAAGCCGCatcgtcaccagttcacttccggaggtccgacggaaacctcaaccgttaaaagacaaaagaatctattaaaatccgagatatttaacatgccatctgctgtaaattatcaatcacatcctcgaagaaacttgcaatttATACacgctttcaatattttgaaatatttttcgcgttttccgttaaaaatcatcggatattgtaacgtaatcgaccggaagaaacctggtgacaatgcggcttttagCCATCAGCCTCACTTGCGTCTTTGTAAGGGAAGTTAATGCTACTGTAAGACGGGACATGATATGATGCCATATATGTAACACAATGTAAAACTAGTCTCGCTCACCTGGATCGATCTGACACCTCCACATGTCGATGGATTTGCCATAGCTATCCACGCGCTTGGACAAGCCTCCCAGCACCATCAAATATACAATTCCACTGTTCTTTACTACTGGTGGGAACACCCTTGCAGGCCCCTGCCCTGGGGAGAGGTCTTGGGCGCTTACTGGTTTAAGCAGAGCTTGAGGGGGTTGCTGTATATTTCGCCTATCTCCTGCACTCGTTGTCGCCACATCTTGCAACAACTGCACGCAGTGTTTATTTATCACATTGGGTGCTATAGTCTTTGCTTTGCTAGTACCGGTAAAACTTGTCACGTGATGTGCATCCGGGACCTCGCCTCTGCCTTGATTATCATTAGCAGCAGTGCATGTGTTTTGTCCAAGCGGGTTCTGGGTAACAGAGGAAGATGGACTCATGTCTACCCCGTGATTCACCATCGATAGCGTCTCCACGTGACCAGGATCCAGCTCACTTATCAAAGAGTCGAGCGAACCggaagtcacgtgatttcgtCGATTCTCTGTGTCAAGCACCTTCGCCGCTGAAGACAGGGATCCTAAAGAGCCAGATGATTCTCGGGCACGATCGGACACGAGGGTCATGGCTGATTCAGGTCGAACCCGTAAACGCTTCACGATCTCAACTGTGGTTGCTAAGGATAATCGGTTCGCGGTTGCTAAGAACGTTGAGTCTGTACGGACCGCTTCCAGGGACAATGAATCTTCCCTATCTAATGCCGGGGTGCAGGGTGGAGCTGAGTGAGCAGACGTGGGGCGGAACGAAGAGATGAGAAAATCAGGAATGGTGATAATGGAATGATGACTGCGAGCCGGAGGGTAGATCAACCCACGAGTGGAGATGGCAGTCCAGCTGCGTAAATCTTCGAAGAACatacaaaatgaaaatgatCACAACAGGCAAGCAGCGTCTGGTCCCTAGAAACCAGCTTAATTTATACTATCTTGGGGCTATATGCCTTTAAAAACCACTGCCAATATCAACGTTTCTTGCAGATCCCACTATCAGCAATTCAAACAATATCACGCTCATTAAGTAGTCATCCATGTAAGAGGTACGCGAAAAATGTTCTCTCATAGATATCGTATTTGTTAGTTTTTGTTATGAGCCTATCAGAAGAAGTAATATCAGTAGTTTTAGTTGTCTTATTTTACTAGGTTTCCCAGGGATCATCagaataataataagtaaCTCAAGTAATCAAAACATTAGGCAAAATCTTGTTTTAATAAGTGTAACTTATGCTATGATATTGTGTCTTAGCCAATCAAACTTCTAGTATTAACATCTTTAACACGCCAGTGTGAATTGCGTTTTGGTTGCGTAGCTCTTGCTCACGGAGCATTACCTTAAAACCTTTTCTTTGAAAAACTCACCAAAGTCAAACCTCCACAAGTGATTATATAGGGTGCCATCTGTTGACTCGCCCCCAAACACGAGCATGCCGTCACCCACCTGAAAAACGAGACATTCTGATTAGCGCGTAGGGATCGTGACGGGGGTTATGGCATtatatagggggggggggggggtggggttgaCACCCATCCCATCATGCACTTCGTCATAATATATTATTAACCGCCGAGCGTCGTGATGGTGCGCAGATGACCTGAGTCATGAAGGCGGTAAGAGCAAGATGGAATTGTTCCGATGCATTCCGAGGAAGAAACTAGCTTTATTATAGACGAATGCCTCGACATTGAAAATTAAagatttaaatttgaaaatagATATTTTCTTTGCCTTTCAAATCCACGGCCTTCATTACTCAATCCCGGACGATTTAACGATTTAATTTCAATACCTATGCCTTTTAtactgtattttcatttttcttggtAAAGATTGCACTGAGGGTCATGAGAAATGTTTGCTACAGCTCAAAATGACTACAAAATCAcgaactttaaaaaataacgtGCGTGCGCCGGGAATGGCGTCATTTTCGATTGCCCATGAAGCTCGCGCAGACagtgtgaaaaataaaatacacctTCAATAACCTCATTTTCTAGCCAAAATTGGCAAAATATTCCTCGAATTTAAGGCTTAGTTGAAGTATAATTATTCTTTTGGCAAATCCTCATCAAATCTGTGCTTGATATGTTATTTTAGTCAGTCAAAAGCTAAGACGACCGGTTCGTGCAACCCGAGTAAAACAAGATGGACAGCAAAATGACGTGATCAATTTTCAGAGACCAGTTGATTCAAGTAGTCTATCTTCAAGGCCAAAATTCGCCCCTTAGGAGTGAGGTGGCTTAGAGTTAGACCCCGATTAAAAGTTTACTAAAGGCCTGATGAACGAACTAGCTAAAGTATTAGGGTAGATCCTTAGAATACGAAATATTTGGATaagaaaaatgtaaacaaacaagaCGGCAAGGCAATGTTTCGGAGACTTAGTTTACATCGCAAACCTCACAAACAAATTTCACGCGAATTTCACGCGTTTTTTGCTGCGAACTAGAAAATTACGCGCAAGTGCTCATGGACAGGGTGTCAACCCCTCCACTAGACATTACAGGTGACGTGACGGGTGTACAAGTGGCGTGACGCGCCGTGACTGGTGTAGAACATGGCGTGACAAGATTGGTGCAGAGCATGACGTGACTGATGTAAAGCATGATATGACGTGACTTGTGagctcgttttttttttaaaggaaagtaataCGCGCTGAATCTTTGACAACTCTCCAACTCTCAAACACCGTTTAAGCTATAGAAATAGTGAAACTCTCATCAACTCTCCCGAGACATAAACGACCTTTGACTATGTTTGTTAAAAATACTAAGATACCGCTAAGAAGGCACTAAAGTGTCTAACCTTAGCGGCAGTGTGTCCAAAGATAGGTGGAGGGGAGCCCTTAGCTTTGATCCGAGTCCACTTCTTTGCCGCTGAAACAAGTCAGACAACACAATTATTGGTATCAATGAGAACTGAACAAGCTTCCCATAGTTGTCCGTGGGATGCACTCCTCCTAGATCTCATGATCAAAATATGGAGTCACAATTAGAAAGCAAGATTGCACGCAAATGatgaagaagaaaataaatcaatattttCACAATACTCAAAGAGGCTATTTTGATTTATCTTTTACAGTAGCTGTTTGTTTGTGTAAACAATCAGTCCTCGTGCATGGAAAATAATTGATAAATAACCCTGCTTACCAATATtcctttatcatcatcattatcattattattattagcagTAGTACAATTATaaattataaatattattagttgtttttgttgctaacgttgttgttgttgttttccttcttgttcttgttattATGGACATATAACCCTGCTTACCAATATTCCAGAGCCACAGGTCGTTTTTGCACTGCAGCTCTTCCAACCCACCAAATACAACCATGCTCTTGTCGAACACCGCAGCAGAGTGCGAGTACCGAGGGCTCGGCCACTGGCTCGACCTACTTCTCTCACGTGACCACTTGTCAGTACCTTGGAAAATCAATAGATGAACAAAATGAGAGTCATCGATGAACTGCCATTATGCCTGAGCCTGTCGACTTAGTGGTGGCGATATAACATACAGCGCCTAATACTCGCACAGGGACAAGTCTAATGAAGCAAAAGTGTTGATGCTGTTTGTATCGTTGTATTTTTCGGTTCTGAGTCTGTTCAAAGTCCCTCCTACTATCTCGTTAAAAGGACGTTTTACATGCGGTAATATGAGCAATAAGACTATTGTAAGGACATAAAACAATCTCCGACCTAACAAGGCCTCGCTTTTGTGCCCAAACTTCACAGAGTTCACATAATCATCTAAGAAACTTCCCATATACCACAGAGTTCACATAAATCATCTAAGAAACGGCCCATGTACCCATGTAAATGCCATCGATGCCACTTTCTGGATCTTCCTGGAGCCCCAAAGGAGTAGTAGCTTACAAGAAAGCCAACGAGTAATCCCTTACCAATGTCATATTTCCAGAGCTCGTTAGTAGCACCTCTTATGTCGATATAGCCACCGAAAATGAAGAGGCAATCCCCGCATACAACAGCTGAGTGAGATTTGCGATTCACGGGCCcctacaaaaaagaacaagtgGGTAATGTTATAAACACTTTAACGTGAACGAGGCAAATAGACGGAAGGACAGACATGGGCCGCGCTAATAGAGAGACTGGAGCTTAAGCCCCCCATCCCTAAATGAAAGACATTTTTATACATTGTAATTTAGCCCTCCCCCTCGTCGTGATACATTTTTTCTCCTCTACCAAAGTATAATAAGCGGCCAATGGCAGCCAGACAGACCAACAAATACATAACAAAGGAAATAAAAGGGATAAAAAGAGACATAGACATTAGACGCACCCTTTGAAATGATCGGCTCCAACTCAAACTCGTTGTATCAAACATCCACAAGGGAGTTTCCGTAGAAGAAGTGAACTCTCCGCCAAATATAATCAACTTCTCCTGGAAAATGAAATACAAATAGACATTAATGTAAGCCGAGTTAGACACTAGTTCGAGTTCAGTTTGTGTATTAGCCCCTTCAGACGGTTATACCGTGTTCAGTTTGTGTATAAGTCCCGTTAGATGGTTGGTCGAGTTCAGTTTGTGCAAAAGGCCCGTTAGACGCCAGGTGAAGTTAAGCGTGTGTATAAGGCTCGTTAGACGCTAGGTCGTGTTCAGTTTGCGTGTAAGCCCCGTTAGACGCTAGGTCGAGTTAAGGGCGTGTGTATACCTTAAAGGGTGTGTGTATACCTTAAAGGGTGTGTGTATACCTTAAATGGGGTGTGTATACCTTAAATGGGGTGTGTATACCTTAAATGGGGTGTGTATACCTTAAAGGGTGTGTGTATACCTTAAAGGGGGTGTGTACACCTTAAAGGGGGTGTGTATACCTTAAAGGCTGTCATGGTGTGCTCCTGCAGAGATGGGGGTCGATTATCGCCTGATGATGGTACGGACATCCACGCATTGTCACCTATGATAACAGACTCAAACTCAGCACAAAATTGTTGACAGTATATCTGAAGGGGGGAAGTGACAGGGGCTATAAGAGATGGGAAACAACCCCTTTTGTCTCTTACCTCAACCAAGGGGACCCTCCATACCCCATCAATTCAGCTGACTCTGCTATGGCTAAAGCCCTACTTCACTTTTTCCATAAAAGAGTGCGGTCGTTTCCCCGTGTTCATGAATAAAGACGTGATTATGTTGCGTTTTTTGAGAAATGAGAAACATACCCTCCATGGGGGAATCTTTTAACACATTGCTACCAAGGCAAGCTAAGACGCGTTTTGTATTGATTACGTTGCGTTTGTAAGAAATAAGAAACATACACTCGATGAGGGATCTTTAAACACATTGCTAACCAAGCTAAGGGGGAATCTTTTAACACATTGCTACCCAAGCTAAGACGCGTTTTGTTCAAAGTACACTCATACCAATGTCATATCTCCAGAGGTCTTTAAGCGACGAGCACGCACCGCGTCCCCCGTACATGTACAAGCTATCATGCAGGAGACACGCTGCAAGTTTGCTACGACTGCGAGGCTTCTGTTTGCTCTGTGGAAAAACTGGGCTCCAAAGGTATTGTGCTGAGGCGTAGCTACTATCGAACAGGGGCTCTGAAATAGAGAGAGGCGTAGCTACCATTAAACAGGGGGCTTTAAAATAAAGAGATAGTCGTAGCTACCATTAAACGGGGGTTCTGAAATAGAGAGAGGCGTAGCTACCATTACATGGGGGCTATGAAATAAAGTGATAGGCGTAGCTACCATTAAACGGGGGTTCTGAAATAGAGAGGCGTAGCTACCATCACATGGGGGCTCTGATATAAAGAGATAGGCGTACCTTTACAATTGCATTTGCTTACCGTTGTCCGTTTCAGGGGGTTTCATGTCATCTAGGTGGATCCAAGTTTGCTTTCGAACTTCTGTGGATCTGAAATGCAACACCAAAAGTCAAATTCGCCCTCATCAAGACTTCAAGACCTTCATTAGACCTAACCCATATACACGCCTCGTCCCTTCACCAGACCTTACCCATATACACGCCTCATCCGTTCACCAGACCTTACCCATATACACGCCTCGTCCCTTCACCAGACCTTACCCATATACACGCCTCGTCCCTTCACCAGACCTTACCCATATACACGCCTCGTCCCTTCACCAGACCTTACCCATATACACGCCTCGTCCCTTCACCAGACCTTACCCATATACACGCCTCGTCCCTTCACCAGACCTTACCTATATACACGCCTCGTCCCTTCACCAGACCTTACCCGTATACACGCCTCGTCCCTTCACCAGACCTTACCCGTATACACGCCTCGTCCCTTCACCAGACCTTACCCATATACACGCCTCTTCCCTTCATCTGGAGCACGCTTT
The sequence above is a segment of the Nematostella vectensis chromosome 2, jaNemVect1.1, whole genome shotgun sequence genome. Coding sequences within it:
- the LOC5516806 gene encoding uncharacterized protein LOC5516806 isoform X1; protein product: MGQDLTKSSKVYDELTMSSISTPGVTNSTQPSTRFSECEQKSLVQAFHKLASLSPKDDCIDRRTFEHYFPLGGILGGRLFTSFDKNQNGVIDLNEFLEGMSMCLEGSNDDKSQIAFDMFNLDGSDGVSAGEMYIAIKSVLSATTRTVNGKCEDNQPGDVTIDEARVDRVARRIVHDAFTNQTTSVDKDNKLSVQVFKSWMECHPFLLDSIFGQSCLKDKTAQFTRLEEEKRAPDEGKRRVYGSTEVRKQTWIHLDDMKPPETDNEPLFDSSYASAQYLWSPVFPQSKQKPRSRSKLAACLLHDSLYMYGGRGACSSLKDLWRYDIGDNAWMSVPSSGDNRPPSLQEHTMTAFKEKLIIFGGEFTSSTETPLWMFDTTSLSWSRSFQRGPVNRKSHSAVVCGDCLFIFGGYIDIRGATNELWKYDIGTDKWSRERSRSSQWPSPRYSHSAAVFDKSMVVFGGLEELQCKNDLWLWNIAAKKWTRIKAKGSPPPIFGHTAAKVGDGMLVFGGESTDGTLYNHLWRFDFDLRSWTAISTRGLIYPPARSHHSIITIPDFLISSFRPTSAHSAPPCTPALDREDSLSLEAVRTDSTFLATANRLSLATTVEIVKRLRVRPESAMTLVSDRARESSGSLGSLSSAAKVLDTENRRNHVTSGSLDSLISELDPGHVETLSMVNHGVDMSPSSSVTQNPLGQNTCTAANDNQGRGEVPDAHHVTSFTGTSKAKTIAPNVINKHCVQLLQDVATTSAGDRRNIQQPPQALLKPVSAQDLSPGQGPARVFPPVVKNSGIVYLMVLGGLSKRVDSYGKSIDMWRCQIDPEITALLSVVPVKRSPKSVRKILVQGTTKSSPTTVSGEYSRLEVACDAFESDDEAPSECVLMDVSDSDSLDVPLVSRQRTSNTSSKTDT
- the LOC5516806 gene encoding uncharacterized protein LOC5516806 isoform X2; translated protein: MGQDLTKSSKVYDELTMSSISTPGVTNSTQPSTRFSECEQKSLVQAFHKLASLSPKDDCIDRRTFEHYFPLGGILGGRLFTSFDKNQNGVIDLNEFLEGMSMCLEGSNDDKSQIAFDMFNLDGSDGVSAGEMYIAIKSVLSATTRTVNGKCEDNQPGDVTIDEARVDRVARRIVHDAFTNQTTSVDKDNKLSVQVFKSWMECHPFLLDSIFGQSCLKDKTAQFTRLEEEKRAPDEGKRRVYGSTEVRKQTWIHLDDMKPPETDNEPLFDSSYASAQYLWSPVFPQSKQKPRSRSKLAACLLHDSLYMYGGRGACSSLKDLWRYDIGDNAWMSVPSSGDNRPPSLQEHTMTAFKEKLIIFGGEFTSSTETPLWMFDTTSLSWSRSFQRGPVNRKSHSAVVCGDCLFIFGGYIDIRGATNELWKYDIGTDKWSRERSRSSQWPSPRYSHSAAVFDKSMVVFGGLEELQCKNDLWLWNIAAKKWTRIKAKGSPPPIFGHTAAKVGDGMLVFGGESTDGTLYNHLWRFDFDLRSWTAISTRGLIYPPARSHHSIITIPDFLISSFRPTSAHSAPPCTPALDREDSLSLEAVRTDSTFLATANRLSLATTVEIVKRLRVRPESAMTLVSDRARESSGSLGSLSSAAKVLDTENRRNHVTSGSLDSLISELDPGHVETLSMVNHGVDMSPSSSVTQNPLGQNTCTAANDNQGRGEVPDAHHVTSFTGTSKAKTIAPNVINKHCVQLLQDVATTSAGDRRNIQQPPQALLKPVSAQDLSPGQGPARVFPPVVKNSGIVYLMVLGGLSKRVDSYGKSIDMWRCQIDPVKRSPKSVRKILVQGTTKSSPTTVSGEYSRLEVACDAFESDDEAPSECVLMDVSDSDSLDVPLVSRQRTSNTSSKTDT
- the LOC5516806 gene encoding uncharacterized protein LOC5516806 isoform X4, with the translated sequence MFSPQTETISPPPGEDHKLQQSRLDNKLSVQVFKSWMECHPFLLDSIFGQSCLKDKTAQFTRLEEEKRAPDEGKRRVYGSTEVRKQTWIHLDDMKPPETDNEPLFDSSYASAQYLWSPVFPQSKQKPRSRSKLAACLLHDSLYMYGGRGACSSLKDLWRYDIGDNAWMSVPSSGDNRPPSLQEHTMTAFKEKLIIFGGEFTSSTETPLWMFDTTSLSWSRSFQRGPVNRKSHSAVVCGDCLFIFGGYIDIRGATNELWKYDIGTDKWSRERSRSSQWPSPRYSHSAAVFDKSMVVFGGLEELQCKNDLWLWNIAAKKWTRIKAKGSPPPIFGHTAAKVGDGMLVFGGESTDGTLYNHLWRFDFDLRSWTAISTRGLIYPPARSHHSIITIPDFLISSFRPTSAHSAPPCTPALDREDSLSLEAVRTDSTFLATANRLSLATTVEIVKRLRVRPESAMTLVSDRARESSGSLGSLSSAAKVLDTENRRNHVTSGSLDSLISELDPGHVETLSMVNHGVDMSPSSSVTQNPLGQNTCTAANDNQGRGEVPDAHHVTSFTGTSKAKTIAPNVINKHCVQLLQDVATTSAGDRRNIQQPPQALLKPVSAQDLSPGQGPARVFPPVVKNSGIVYLMVLGGLSKRVDSYGKSIDMWRCQIDPEITALLSVVPVKRSPKSVRKILVQGTTKSSPTTVSGEYSRLEVACDAFESDDEAPSECVLMDVSDSDSLDVPLVSRQRTSNTSSKTDT
- the LOC5516806 gene encoding uncharacterized protein LOC5516806 isoform X3 — translated: MFSPQTETISPPPGEDHKLQQSRLVCVASDFVDNKLSVQVFKSWMECHPFLLDSIFGQSCLKDKTAQFTRLEEEKRAPDEGKRRVYGSTEVRKQTWIHLDDMKPPETDNEPLFDSSYASAQYLWSPVFPQSKQKPRSRSKLAACLLHDSLYMYGGRGACSSLKDLWRYDIGDNAWMSVPSSGDNRPPSLQEHTMTAFKEKLIIFGGEFTSSTETPLWMFDTTSLSWSRSFQRGPVNRKSHSAVVCGDCLFIFGGYIDIRGATNELWKYDIGTDKWSRERSRSSQWPSPRYSHSAAVFDKSMVVFGGLEELQCKNDLWLWNIAAKKWTRIKAKGSPPPIFGHTAAKVGDGMLVFGGESTDGTLYNHLWRFDFDLRSWTAISTRGLIYPPARSHHSIITIPDFLISSFRPTSAHSAPPCTPALDREDSLSLEAVRTDSTFLATANRLSLATTVEIVKRLRVRPESAMTLVSDRARESSGSLGSLSSAAKVLDTENRRNHVTSGSLDSLISELDPGHVETLSMVNHGVDMSPSSSVTQNPLGQNTCTAANDNQGRGEVPDAHHVTSFTGTSKAKTIAPNVINKHCVQLLQDVATTSAGDRRNIQQPPQALLKPVSAQDLSPGQGPARVFPPVVKNSGIVYLMVLGGLSKRVDSYGKSIDMWRCQIDPEITALLSVVPVKRSPKSVRKILVQGTTKSSPTTVSGEYSRLEVACDAFESDDEAPSECVLMDVSDSDSLDVPLVSRQRTSNTSSKTDT